A portion of the Stella humosa genome contains these proteins:
- a CDS encoding cyclohexanecarboxylate-CoA ligase: MPATIQSMLTPERAQAMRAAGLWDERTVLDDFDRLLAMTPDRLAIVDHNSMTGQASRLTYGELGRRVERIAAGLVALGVGQGDVVSWQLPNWWEFAALHLAAMRIGAISNPLMPIFRERELRFMLKLSGAKVLVMPRSFRGFDHAGMARGMRADLPDLAHVLVVGGEGAEAFEALHDGRRPHDAAAAAALFAQRRPASDDVIEVLYTSGTTGEPKGVMHSSNTLISNLVPYIRRLGLSGDDVVLMASPLAHQTGFLYGVVMPVLLGAPVILQDIWNAGRAADNIKAEGVTFTMASTPFLADLTAVAEERRPDLASLRIFLSAGAPIPSAVARRATDNLGATIVSAWGMTENGAATTTLLDDPPARACETDGRAMEGIELRVVDDAGQVLPAGAEGRLHLRGCSNFLGYLKRPELYGVDADGWFDTGDLARMDAEGYIRITGRTKDVIIRGGENVPVVEVEGLIYQHPAVAEVAVVGMPDARLGERACAFVVPRPGAALTLAELVAFLETHKLTRNYLPERLEVVDAMPRTPSGKIQKFRLRDMAREAGG, encoded by the coding sequence TTGCCCGCCACCATCCAGTCCATGCTGACACCCGAGCGCGCGCAGGCCATGCGCGCGGCCGGGCTGTGGGACGAACGGACCGTGCTGGACGACTTCGACCGCCTGCTGGCCATGACGCCCGACCGGCTCGCCATCGTCGACCACAACTCCATGACCGGCCAGGCCAGCCGGCTGACCTATGGCGAACTGGGTCGGCGGGTGGAGCGCATCGCCGCCGGACTGGTGGCACTCGGCGTCGGCCAGGGGGATGTCGTCTCCTGGCAGCTACCCAACTGGTGGGAATTCGCGGCCCTCCACCTGGCCGCGATGCGCATCGGCGCGATCAGCAACCCGCTGATGCCGATCTTCCGTGAGCGCGAGCTGCGCTTCATGCTGAAGCTGTCCGGCGCCAAGGTGCTGGTGATGCCGCGCAGCTTCCGTGGCTTCGACCATGCCGGCATGGCCCGAGGCATGCGCGCCGACCTGCCCGACCTGGCCCACGTGCTGGTCGTGGGCGGCGAGGGGGCCGAAGCGTTCGAGGCGCTGCATGACGGCAGGCGGCCGCACGATGCCGCCGCCGCCGCCGCGCTCTTTGCGCAGCGCCGGCCGGCGTCGGACGACGTGATCGAGGTGCTCTACACCTCGGGCACGACGGGCGAGCCCAAGGGGGTGATGCACAGCTCCAACACGCTGATCAGCAACCTCGTCCCCTACATCCGGCGGCTCGGCCTGTCGGGCGACGACGTGGTGCTGATGGCGTCCCCGCTCGCCCACCAGACCGGCTTCCTTTACGGCGTCGTCATGCCGGTGCTGCTGGGCGCGCCCGTCATCCTGCAGGACATCTGGAATGCCGGCCGGGCGGCCGACAACATCAAGGCCGAGGGCGTCACCTTCACGATGGCCTCGACACCCTTCCTGGCCGACCTGACTGCGGTGGCCGAGGAGCGGCGGCCGGACCTCGCCAGCCTGCGCATCTTCCTGTCGGCCGGCGCGCCGATCCCGTCGGCCGTCGCCCGCCGGGCGACCGACAATCTGGGTGCCACCATCGTGTCGGCCTGGGGCATGACCGAGAACGGGGCGGCGACCACCACCCTGCTGGACGACCCGCCGGCGCGTGCCTGCGAGACCGATGGCCGCGCCATGGAGGGCATCGAGCTGCGCGTCGTCGACGATGCCGGCCAGGTGCTGCCGGCCGGCGCCGAGGGCCGGCTGCACCTGCGCGGCTGTTCCAACTTCCTCGGCTACCTGAAGCGCCCCGAATTGTACGGTGTCGATGCCGATGGCTGGTTCGACACCGGTGACCTCGCGCGGATGGATGCCGAGGGCTACATCCGCATCACCGGCCGCACCAAGGACGTGATCATCCGCGGCGGCGAGAACGTGCCGGTGGTCGAGGTGGAGGGGCTGATCTACCAGCACCCGGCCGTGGCGGAGGTGGCGGTGGTGGGCATGCCCGATGCCCGCCTGGGCGAGCGCGCCTGCGCCTTCGTCGTGCCGCGGCCGGGGGCGGCGCTGACCTTGGCCGAACTCGTCGCCTTCCTGGAGACCCACAAGCTGACGCGCAACTACCTGCCGGAGCGGCTGGAGGTGGTGGACGCCATGCCGCGCACGCCGAGCGGCAAGATCCAGAAGTTCCGCCTGCGCGACATGGCCCGGGAGGCGGGCGGCTAG
- a CDS encoding AMP-binding protein produces MTALPEGAVWAPSAEFVAASNWQAFMTAEGLGDYAALERRADADPDWFWAAILRFLDVPFARPWTTLRDASAGLPWVRWCVGGTTNLAMAGIDRHRTGRPDHPAVIWEGEGGQVRTWTYAELGHEVDRLAAGLAALGIGPGSPVGLYMPMVPEAVAGFLALARLGAVILPLFSGFGAGALATRLGDGEAVAVLAADSALRRGRRVAMKSEVDEAAKSVPSLRHVVVLRQGGEPPAMQAGRDHWWHALPDGPPAPTRPLAADAPLLVAYTSGTTGRPKGTVHTHIGFLAKTMLDFQLCFDLKPSDRLLWMTDIGWLVGPIQIVAATTLGATLVLAEGTPDFPEPDRLWRIVARHRVSFLGLGPTIARLMARQGEAALAAHDLSALRLATSTGEPWDERAWMWVFRHVLGGTRPLLNYAGGTEVGGILATNILQPIKPASFNGPIPGSGADIVDEDGRSVPAGTVGELVMRQAPMGMTQGLWREPDRYIESYWSRLPGIWVHGDWASRDGDGYWYIHGRSDDTIKLAGKRTGPAEIEAALLATGLVVDAAAVALPDPVKGQAVACVVVAAAGQADDNAFRRALSDAVAAAMGSAFRPGRILVAADLPKTRNMKTMRRVVRAALTGESPGDLSTLVNPEAYSAIRAAAMG; encoded by the coding sequence ATGACGGCATTGCCGGAAGGCGCGGTGTGGGCGCCCAGCGCGGAATTCGTCGCGGCCAGCAACTGGCAGGCGTTCATGACGGCCGAGGGGCTGGGCGACTATGCCGCGCTGGAGCGCCGCGCGGACGCCGACCCCGACTGGTTCTGGGCCGCCATCCTGCGCTTCCTCGACGTGCCCTTCGCCCGGCCCTGGACCACCCTGCGCGATGCCTCGGCCGGGCTGCCCTGGGTGCGCTGGTGCGTCGGCGGCACCACCAACCTCGCCATGGCCGGCATCGACCGCCACCGCACCGGCCGCCCCGACCATCCTGCCGTCATTTGGGAGGGCGAAGGCGGTCAGGTCCGCACCTGGACCTATGCCGAGCTTGGCCACGAGGTCGACCGGCTGGCGGCCGGGCTGGCGGCACTCGGCATCGGTCCAGGCAGCCCGGTTGGCCTCTACATGCCGATGGTGCCGGAGGCCGTCGCCGGCTTCCTGGCGCTCGCCCGCCTGGGTGCCGTCATCCTGCCGCTCTTCTCCGGCTTCGGTGCTGGCGCGCTGGCGACCCGGCTGGGGGATGGCGAGGCCGTGGCCGTCCTGGCCGCCGACTCGGCCCTGCGCCGCGGCCGGCGGGTGGCGATGAAGAGCGAGGTCGACGAGGCCGCGAAGTCCGTGCCCAGCCTGCGCCATGTCGTGGTGCTGCGGCAGGGCGGCGAGCCGCCGGCGATGCAGGCGGGCCGCGACCATTGGTGGCACGCGCTGCCCGACGGGCCACCCGCCCCGACCCGGCCGCTGGCCGCCGATGCGCCGCTGCTGGTCGCCTACACCTCGGGCACCACCGGGCGGCCCAAGGGCACGGTCCACACCCATATCGGCTTCCTCGCCAAGACGATGCTGGATTTCCAGCTCTGCTTCGACCTGAAGCCTTCCGACCGGCTCCTGTGGATGACCGACATCGGCTGGCTCGTCGGCCCGATCCAGATCGTCGCCGCGACGACGCTGGGCGCGACCCTGGTCCTGGCCGAGGGCACGCCGGACTTTCCCGAGCCCGACCGGCTGTGGCGCATCGTCGCCCGCCACCGGGTCAGCTTCCTCGGGCTCGGCCCCACCATCGCCCGACTGATGGCGCGCCAGGGTGAAGCGGCACTGGCCGCGCACGACCTGTCGGCCCTGCGGCTGGCCACCTCGACCGGCGAGCCCTGGGACGAGCGCGCCTGGATGTGGGTCTTCCGCCATGTCCTGGGCGGCACCCGGCCGCTCTTGAACTATGCCGGCGGGACGGAGGTCGGCGGCATCCTCGCCACCAACATCCTGCAGCCGATCAAGCCCGCCAGCTTCAACGGCCCGATCCCCGGCAGCGGCGCCGACATCGTCGACGAGGACGGCCGCAGCGTGCCCGCCGGCACGGTCGGCGAATTGGTGATGCGCCAGGCGCCGATGGGGATGACCCAGGGCCTGTGGCGCGAGCCCGACCGGTATATCGAGAGCTACTGGTCGCGCCTGCCGGGAATCTGGGTGCATGGCGACTGGGCCTCGCGCGACGGCGACGGCTATTGGTACATCCACGGCCGGTCGGACGACACGATCAAGCTGGCCGGCAAGCGCACCGGCCCGGCCGAGATCGAGGCCGCGTTGCTGGCGACCGGGCTGGTGGTCGATGCCGCCGCCGTCGCCCTGCCCGACCCGGTGAAGGGCCAGGCGGTCGCTTGCGTCGTCGTCGCGGCCGCGGGCCAGGCCGACGACAATGCCTTCCGGCGCGCCCTGTCGGACGCCGTCGCGGCGGCCATGGGCAGCGCCTTCCGCCCCGGCCGCATCCTGGTCGCGGCCGACCTGCCCAAGACCCGCAACATGAAGACGATGCGCCGCGTGGTGCGGGCGGCACTGACCGGCGAGAGCCCGGGGGATTTGTCGACCCTGGTCAACCCGGAGGCCTACAGCGCAATCCGCGCCGCGGCGATGGGCTGA
- a CDS encoding enoyl-CoA hydratase/isomerase family protein — protein sequence MTDERYARYQRLKFDRPHARVLRVTMSNPGKLNAADAVMHGELTGLWREIDGDPTVSAVILQGEGKAFSAGGDFAMIDTIIADFHTRAANWKEARDLVYNIINCSKPIVSAIRGPAVGAGLVCGLLADVSIAANDARIIDGHTRLGVAAGDHAAIIWPLLCGMAKAKYYLMTCDPLSGAEAERIGLVSLAVEDAELDAKAVAVATKLAEGAPHAIRWTKYALNNWLRQAGPIFDTSLALEFLGWQSPDVQEGLAAHREKRRPAFPPESNL from the coding sequence ATGACCGATGAACGCTACGCCCGCTATCAGCGCCTGAAGTTCGACCGGCCGCACGCCCGCGTCCTGCGCGTCACCATGTCGAACCCGGGCAAGCTGAACGCGGCCGACGCCGTCATGCATGGCGAGCTGACCGGCCTGTGGCGCGAGATCGACGGCGACCCGACCGTGTCGGCGGTCATCCTCCAGGGCGAGGGCAAGGCGTTCTCGGCCGGCGGCGACTTCGCCATGATCGACACCATCATCGCCGACTTCCACACCCGTGCGGCCAACTGGAAGGAGGCGCGCGACCTCGTCTACAACATCATCAACTGTTCCAAGCCGATCGTCAGCGCCATCCGCGGCCCGGCGGTCGGCGCCGGGCTCGTCTGCGGCCTGCTGGCCGACGTCTCGATCGCCGCCAACGACGCGCGCATCATCGACGGCCACACGCGGCTGGGCGTGGCCGCCGGCGATCATGCCGCGATCATCTGGCCGCTGCTGTGCGGCATGGCCAAGGCCAAGTACTACCTGATGACCTGCGACCCGCTGTCGGGCGCCGAGGCCGAGCGCATCGGGCTGGTGTCGCTGGCGGTCGAGGATGCCGAGCTGGATGCCAAGGCCGTGGCCGTCGCGACCAAGCTGGCCGAGGGCGCGCCGCACGCCATCCGCTGGACCAAGTACGCGCTGAACAACTGGCTGCGCCAGGCCGGCCCGATCTTCGACACCTCGCTGGCGCTGGAGTTCCTGGGCTGGCAGTCGCCCGACGTCCAGGAGGGGCTGGCTGCGCACCGCGAGAAGCGCCGGCCGGCCTTCCCGCCAGAGTCCAACCTCTGA
- a CDS encoding AMP-binding protein, translated as MAATDISGWVLGRVLARQAERYGDRDYLRPVDGPPVGFAAMDRAATRIANGLIAAGVGRGDPVLAMLPNSADFIALWCGVARAGAVFVPINTAFKGAFLEHIANVTGARAMVAAAIHVPTIAASAARLPHLKHLWVHGGDEDDVGVPAGIARHDFAELAAGSDRGVDVAVAVGDVGAILFTSGTSGPSKGPLLPHGHLHLNGHVYADVLRMSADDVLYTCLPLFHANALLLGAYGALMLGAPLVLAPRFSASGWLGDIRRHGVTVTNLLGTMMSFLMKQPPTPQDRDHGLRAVAAVPLVPALAAPFQARFGAKPVELYGTTEINCPFYMPLEAPLRPGSCGRLIADWFEVRVADPATDDPVPVGQVGELLVRPTRAGIFLQGYCGMPEATVAAFRNLWFHTGDAFKATEDGWYSFVDRMRDCIRRRGENVSSWEIEQALIQQEDVLEAAVVGVPSDIGDGEEEIMACLVPRPGHAIDPKAIWSYCDARLPRFAVPRFVRTLETLPRTATEKVRKEVLRGEGIGAAVDRVAPPPSAAQLP; from the coding sequence ATGGCCGCGACCGATATTTCCGGCTGGGTGCTGGGGCGGGTGCTGGCCCGCCAGGCCGAGCGGTATGGCGACCGGGACTATCTGCGACCCGTCGACGGCCCGCCGGTCGGCTTCGCGGCCATGGACCGGGCCGCCACCCGGATCGCCAACGGGCTGATCGCGGCCGGGGTCGGCCGCGGCGACCCGGTCCTGGCGATGCTGCCGAACTCGGCCGACTTCATCGCGCTGTGGTGCGGGGTGGCGCGGGCGGGCGCGGTCTTCGTGCCGATCAACACCGCCTTCAAGGGCGCCTTCCTGGAGCATATCGCCAACGTGACCGGCGCCCGGGCCATGGTGGCGGCGGCCATCCATGTGCCGACGATCGCCGCCTCGGCCGCGCGCCTGCCGCACCTGAAGCATCTGTGGGTGCATGGCGGGGACGAGGACGATGTGGGGGTGCCGGCCGGGATCGCCCGCCACGACTTCGCCGAACTGGCCGCCGGCTCCGACCGTGGGGTCGACGTGGCGGTCGCGGTCGGCGATGTCGGCGCCATCCTCTTCACGTCGGGCACCAGCGGGCCGTCGAAGGGGCCGCTGCTGCCGCACGGCCACCTGCACCTGAACGGCCATGTCTATGCCGACGTGCTGCGGATGTCGGCCGACGACGTGCTCTACACCTGCCTGCCGCTCTTCCATGCCAACGCCCTGCTGCTGGGCGCCTATGGCGCGCTGATGCTGGGGGCGCCCCTGGTGCTGGCGCCGCGCTTCAGCGCCAGCGGCTGGCTGGGCGACATCCGCCGCCACGGCGTCACGGTGACCAACCTGCTCGGCACCATGATGAGCTTCCTGATGAAGCAGCCCCCGACGCCCCAGGATCGCGACCATGGGCTGCGCGCGGTGGCCGCCGTGCCCCTGGTGCCGGCCCTGGCCGCCCCCTTCCAGGCGCGCTTCGGCGCCAAGCCGGTCGAGCTCTACGGCACGACAGAGATCAACTGCCCTTTCTACATGCCGCTGGAGGCGCCGCTGCGGCCGGGCTCGTGCGGGCGGCTGATCGCCGACTGGTTCGAGGTGCGGGTGGCCGACCCCGCCACCGACGACCCCGTGCCGGTGGGGCAGGTGGGCGAACTGCTTGTCCGCCCGACCCGCGCCGGCATCTTCCTGCAGGGCTATTGCGGCATGCCCGAGGCAACCGTGGCGGCCTTTCGCAACCTGTGGTTCCATACGGGCGACGCCTTCAAGGCGACCGAGGATGGCTGGTACTCTTTCGTCGACCGCATGCGCGACTGCATCCGCCGGCGCGGCGAGAACGTGTCCTCGTGGGAGATCGAGCAGGCGCTGATCCAGCAGGAAGACGTGCTGGAGGCGGCCGTGGTGGGCGTGCCGTCCGACATCGGCGACGGCGAGGAGGAGATCATGGCCTGCCTCGTGCCGCGGCCGGGCCATGCCATCGACCCGAAGGCGATCTGGTCCTATTGCGACGCGCGCCTGCCCAGGTTCGCCGTACCCAGGTTCGTGCGGACGCTGGAAACCTTGCCGCGGACGGCGACCGAGAAGGTGCGCAAGGAAGTCCTGCGCGGCGAGGGCATCGGGGCTGCTGTCGACCGTGTCGCACCGCCGCCCTCCGCCGCGCAATTGCCATAG
- a CDS encoding ELWxxDGT repeat protein, which translates to MADIIAGVTGSEPGPPAVLGEAILFAAGAPGDTELWRFDGTTVSRVADILPGAIGSEPAGFAVLDGIAYFSAADVRGREIWRSDGTADGTRLVADIKETGSSEPEDLVVLDGRLFFNADDGVHGRELWVSDGTPEGTGMLVDINPAGTGLPRGMVVIEAAAPAADTIPPDSWVQSGPPVDTDSTTATFVFSSDEEGVRFETALDGGQWQAAGASATFTGLAPGDHVLLVRAIDGAGNADPTPAIYPWSIGAPSPDTIPPDTVIQSGPPVTGDAGRDATFVFGSDEDQAAFEVSLDGGPYMTVLNPLVMRDLATGQHALLVRAVDPAGNVDPTPAAYSWTVGADSGGPGAVIRTGPAASSTAAVAIFDLEDAPAGRSFEGRLDGGTWQPAGDPVALFGLTAGPHRYEVRMVGAGADPTPAAWTWTIAPEPAVTDPGPAPVAGGKILVVEHFTDLLDPAIGDDVGWIQTRDSIRMPDGVANLTLLGADELNADGNDRANLMLGNAAANILLGQGGRDAIHGGAGGDFLAGGLGDDTILGDEDAEGASGDDTIWGGQGNDSILGGAGRDALNGDLGADTLLGGADADTLNGGAGDDRLDAGSGADLLRGGRGDDLLLGGAGADTLAGDLGSDTLWGGEGADQFLTMTAAADPGAVDVVADFTVGVDRLWIDAATGIIDEATFRARAHDGGEMTLLDLGQNGWIVLLGLRPDEIGLADLLIL; encoded by the coding sequence GTGGCCGACATCATCGCCGGGGTCACGGGCAGCGAGCCCGGCCCGCCCGCCGTCCTGGGCGAGGCGATCCTGTTTGCCGCCGGCGCGCCGGGCGACACGGAGCTGTGGCGGTTCGACGGGACGACGGTCTCCCGGGTGGCGGACATCCTGCCGGGAGCGATCGGCTCCGAGCCGGCCGGCTTCGCGGTGCTGGACGGCATCGCCTACTTCTCGGCGGCGGATGTCCGGGGGCGCGAGATTTGGCGCTCGGATGGCACGGCCGACGGCACCCGACTGGTCGCCGATATCAAAGAAACCGGATCGAGTGAGCCGGAGGATCTGGTCGTCCTCGACGGGCGCCTGTTCTTCAATGCCGATGATGGCGTCCATGGCCGCGAATTGTGGGTGTCCGACGGCACCCCCGAAGGCACGGGCATGCTGGTCGACATCAACCCCGCGGGCACCGGGCTGCCGCGGGGCATGGTGGTAATAGAGGCCGCAGCGCCGGCCGCCGACACCATCCCGCCCGATAGCTGGGTCCAGTCAGGGCCGCCGGTCGATACGGATTCGACCACCGCCACCTTCGTCTTCTCTTCCGACGAGGAGGGGGTGCGGTTCGAGACGGCCCTGGACGGCGGGCAATGGCAGGCCGCAGGTGCGTCGGCCACCTTCACGGGCCTAGCCCCGGGCGATCATGTCCTGCTGGTGCGGGCGATCGACGGCGCCGGCAACGCCGATCCGACGCCGGCCATCTACCCCTGGTCGATCGGCGCCCCATCCCCCGACACCATTCCGCCCGATACGGTCATCCAGTCCGGCCCGCCCGTCACGGGCGATGCCGGGCGCGACGCCACCTTCGTCTTCGGGTCCGACGAGGACCAGGCCGCGTTCGAGGTGTCGCTGGACGGTGGTCCGTACATGACCGTCCTCAACCCGCTGGTGATGCGCGACCTGGCAACGGGCCAGCATGCCTTGCTGGTCCGCGCGGTCGACCCGGCGGGCAACGTCGATCCGACGCCCGCGGCCTATTCCTGGACAGTTGGCGCCGATTCCGGGGGGCCGGGTGCGGTTATCCGCACCGGCCCCGCCGCCAGCAGCACAGCCGCCGTCGCCATCTTCGACCTGGAGGATGCACCGGCCGGCCGGTCGTTCGAGGGGCGGTTGGACGGCGGCACGTGGCAGCCGGCGGGCGATCCCGTCGCCCTGTTCGGCCTGACGGCCGGGCCGCATCGCTACGAGGTGCGCATGGTCGGCGCCGGGGCCGACCCGACACCCGCCGCCTGGACCTGGACGATCGCGCCGGAGCCGGCCGTCACCGATCCGGGGCCGGCCCCGGTTGCCGGCGGCAAGATCCTGGTCGTCGAGCACTTCACCGATCTGCTCGACCCCGCCATCGGCGACGATGTCGGCTGGATCCAGACCCGCGATTCCATCCGGATGCCGGACGGCGTCGCCAACCTGACCCTGCTCGGGGCGGACGAACTGAACGCCGATGGCAACGACCGGGCCAACCTCATGCTGGGCAATGCCGCCGCCAACATCCTGCTGGGCCAGGGCGGCCGGGATGCCATCCATGGCGGCGCTGGCGGCGACTTCCTGGCGGGTGGCCTGGGGGACGACACGATCCTGGGCGATGAGGATGCGGAGGGCGCGTCCGGCGATGACACGATCTGGGGCGGGCAGGGCAACGACAGCATCCTGGGCGGGGCCGGGCGTGACGCGCTGAACGGCGACCTGGGTGCCGACACGCTGCTGGGCGGTGCCGATGCCGACACGCTGAACGGCGGGGCCGGCGACGACCGCCTGGATGCCGGCAGCGGTGCCGACCTTCTGCGCGGCGGCCGCGGCGACGACTTGCTGCTGGGCGGGGCCGGGGCCGACACGCTGGCGGGCGATCTCGGGTCCGACACGCTGTGGGGCGGCGAGGGGGCGGACCAGTTCCTGACCATGACCGCCGCGGCCGATCCTGGCGCTGTCGATGTCGTGGCCGACTTCACGGTCGGCGTGGATCGCCTGTGGATCGACGCCGCCACCGGCATCATCGACGAGGCCACCTTCCGGGCGCGCGCCCATGACGGTGGCGAGATGACCTTGCTGGACCTGGGCCAGAACGGCTGGATAGTGCTGCTGGGCCTTCGGCCCGACGAGATCGGGCTGGCCGATCTCCTGATCCTGTAG
- a CDS encoding polyamine ABC transporter substrate-binding protein, producing the protein MRGLIAGLALAVLGAAGAGAQERTVNVYNWSDYIDPKTVPGFQAETGIKVVYDVYDSNEILEAKLLTGRSGYDVVVPTNSPFFVRQLAAGVYQSLDRDKIKNWDKLDPRIMELLAKYDPQNAYSIPWMWGTSGIGYNVQKVRAVMPDAPLDSLALLMDPAIVSRFAKCGVMMLDSPTDVISAALKYLGRDPDSKSKEDLDAAAAHLQKVRPHVRKFHSSEYINALANGDICIAFGFSGDVIQAMNRAREAKRGVEISYSIPKEGALFAVDVLAIPSSAKNVDEAHAFIDYLMRPEVSAQASSFIGYASGNKAALPMVAAAVRDDPRVYPPQAVVDRFYTLTPGDAAYERLRTRAWTRVKTGR; encoded by the coding sequence GTCCTCGGCGCGGCCGGCGCCGGCGCGCAGGAACGGACGGTCAACGTCTATAACTGGAGCGACTATATCGACCCCAAGACCGTGCCCGGCTTCCAGGCCGAGACCGGCATCAAGGTCGTGTACGACGTCTATGATTCCAACGAGATCCTCGAGGCCAAGCTGCTGACCGGGCGGTCGGGCTATGACGTCGTGGTGCCGACCAACTCGCCCTTCTTCGTCCGCCAGCTTGCCGCCGGCGTGTACCAGAGCCTCGACCGCGACAAGATCAAGAACTGGGACAAGCTCGACCCCAGGATCATGGAGCTGCTGGCCAAGTACGACCCGCAGAACGCCTACAGCATCCCCTGGATGTGGGGCACTTCGGGCATCGGCTACAACGTGCAGAAGGTGCGCGCGGTGATGCCCGACGCGCCGCTCGACAGCCTGGCCCTGCTGATGGACCCGGCCATCGTGTCGCGCTTCGCCAAGTGCGGTGTGATGATGCTGGATTCGCCGACCGACGTGATCTCGGCCGCGCTCAAGTATTTGGGCCGGGACCCGGACAGCAAGTCGAAGGAGGACCTGGACGCGGCCGCTGCCCACCTGCAGAAGGTGCGCCCGCATGTCCGCAAGTTCCATTCGTCGGAATACATCAACGCGCTCGCCAACGGCGACATCTGCATCGCGTTTGGCTTCTCGGGCGACGTGATCCAGGCGATGAACCGCGCCCGGGAGGCCAAGCGCGGCGTCGAGATCAGCTACAGCATCCCCAAGGAAGGCGCCCTGTTCGCGGTCGACGTGCTGGCGATCCCCTCCTCGGCCAAGAACGTCGACGAGGCGCATGCCTTCATCGACTACCTGATGCGGCCGGAGGTGTCGGCCCAGGCGTCGTCCTTCATCGGCTATGCCAGCGGCAACAAGGCAGCACTGCCGATGGTGGCGGCGGCCGTACGCGACGACCCGCGCGTCTACCCGCCCCAGGCCGTGGTCGACCGCTTCTATACGCTGACCCCGGGCGATGCGGCCTACGAGCGGCTGCGGACGCGGGCCTGGACCCGCGTCAAGACCGGCCGCTGA